One region of Drosophila teissieri strain GT53w chromosome 2L, Prin_Dtei_1.1, whole genome shotgun sequence genomic DNA includes:
- the LOC122622543 gene encoding eukaryotic translation initiation factor 3 subunit I, whose amino-acid sequence MRPLMLQGHERSITQIKYNREGDLLFSCSKDQKPNVWYSLNGERLGTYDGHQGAVWCLDVDWESRKLITGAGDMTTKIWDVEYGTVIASIPTKSSVRTSNFSFSGNQAAYSTDKAMGQSCELFLIDVRNADSSLSEQEPTLRIPMTESKITSMLWGPLDETIITGHDNGNIAIWDIRKGQKVVDSGTDHSAGINDMQLSKDGTMFVTASKDTTAKLFDSESLMCLKTYKTERPVNSAAISPILDHVVLGGGQDAMEVTTTSTKAGKFDSRFFHLIYEEEFARLKGHFGPINSLAFHPDGKSYASGGEDGFVRVQSFDSTYFENIFE is encoded by the exons atg CGTCCGTTGATGCTGCAGGGCCACGAGCGTTCTATAACGCAAATCAAGTACAACCGTGAGGGCGACCTGCTCTTCTCCTGCTCGAAGGATCAAAAGCCCAATGTGTGGTACTCGCTAAACGGAGAACGTTTGGGCACCTACGATGGTCACCAGGGTGCGGTTTGGTGCCTGGATGTGGACTGGGAGAGTCGTAAGCTCATCACCGGCGCCGGTGATATGACCACCAAGATCTGGGACGTTGAGTACGGCACTGTTATCGCCTCCATTCCGACCAAGTCGTCGGTGCGCACCAGCAACTTCAGCTTCTCCGGCAACCAGGCAGCCTACTCAACGGACAAAGCAATGGGACAGAGCTGTGAGCTGTTCCTCATCGATGTCCGCAACGCCGATTCCTCGTTGTCGGAGCAAGAGCCCACGCTCCGTATCCCGATGACCGAGTCCAAAATTACTTCTATGTTGTGGGGTCCTCTGGATGAGACCATCATCACTG GTCACGATAATGGCAACATTGCCATCTGGGACATCCGCAAGGGCCAGAAGGTGGTTGACTCTGGCACGGATCACAGCGCTGGTATCAACGACATGCAGTTGAGCAAGGATGGCACCATGTTTGTCACCGCCTCCAAGGACACCACCGCCAAATTGTTCGATTCTGAGTCTCTAATGTGCCTGAAGACCTACAAGACGGAGCGACCTGTAAACTCGGCGGCCATCAGCCCAATCCTGGACCATGTCGTGCTGGGCGGCGGTCAAGATGCCATGGAGGTCACCACTACGTCTACGAAGGCTGGCAAGTTCGACTCGCGTTTCTTCCATCTGATATACGAGGAGGAGTTCGCCCGACTTAAGGGCCATTTCGGACCCATCAACAGTTTGGCCTTCCATCCGGACGGCAAGAGTTATGCCTCGGGCGGAGAAGATGGTTTCGTGCGTGTCCAGTCATTCGATAGTACATACTTTGAGAACATCTTCGAGTAG
- the LOC122622551 gene encoding DAZ-associated protein 2, which translates to MSKPSKSGPPSESSAPAYDYRNSGDAMAMRAPPPTYEESQRNGGTGAGAYGHPQGAAAPPSQNQYYGMISHQQQQVPFSGQPNYGMHPGTGFGLAGPSTSAGAAAAQVLHLDSRAEVRTNSSGNVVIPPPPPGCLPTPAQWAAMQGQPVVLKQKKRSFF; encoded by the exons ATGTCCAAGCCATCAAAATCGGGTCCACCAAGCGAGAGTAGTGCTCCGGCCTACGATTATCGCAATTCCGGCGATGCCATGGCCATG CGAGCTCCACCACCAACGTATGAAGAAAGCCAGCGAAACGGCGGTACCGGTGCTGGGGCCTATGGCCATCcacaaggagcagctgctccgcCCAGCCAGAATCAGTATTACGGCATGATcagccaccagcaacagcaggtgcCTTTCAGCGGGCAGCCCAACTACGGTATGCATCCTGGCACTGGCTTCGGACTTGCAGGTCCCAGTACGTCGgctggagcagctgccgcACAGGTGCTACACTTGGACTCACGCGCCGAGGTGAGGACAAATTCCAGCGGAAATGTGGTCAttccgcctcctccgccgggCTGCCTGCCCACACCGGCTCAGTGGGCGGCCATGCAGGGTCAGCCTGTGGTTCTCAAGCAAAAAAAGCGTTCCTTTTTCTAG